Proteins found in one Toxotes jaculatrix isolate fToxJac2 chromosome 18, fToxJac2.pri, whole genome shotgun sequence genomic segment:
- the zgc:171844 gene encoding bMERB domain-containing protein 1 — protein sequence MADSTVTVEDIEGELFKIERIRDILIRRESELRYMMDDIQLCTEITRLKKELQKLVSIPDKDKSKEDREREEELLLQINKLVETRDFLVDDVEFERLREREEDREMAAFLQSKFPKALAAKGALRNQAVASKSQQTSAPFLTKTGLTLLKDCCGFTCSIM from the exons ATGGCCGACTCCACAGTAACCGTCGAGGACATTGAAGGAGAGCTGTTCAAAATTGAGCGGATCCGAGACATCCTCATACGGAGAGAATCAGAGCTCAGATACAT gaTGGATGACATCCAGCTCTGCACAGAAATAACAAGGCTGAAGAAGGAGCTGCAAAAACTTGTCTCAATTCCAG acaaagacaagtccaaagaggacagggagagggaggaggagctgctgctgcagatcaaCAAGCTGGTGGAGACCAGAGACTTCCTCGTGGACGACGTGGAGTTTGAAAGGCTGAG ggagagagaggaagacagagaaatggcAGCCTTCTTACAGTCCAAATTTCCCAAGGCACTGGCTGCAAAAG GTGCTTTGCGAAATCAAGCGGTGGCGTCCAAATCGCAGCAGACGTCAGCTCCATTTCTCACGAAAACTGGACTCACGCTCCTGAAAGACTGCTGTGGCTTCACCTGCTCCATCATGTAA
- the tom1 gene encoding target of Myb protein 1 isoform X3, whose product MEFLMGNPFSTPVGQRIERATGSSLPSEDWALNMEICDMINSSEEGPKDAVRAIKKRIVGNKNFKEVMLALTVLETCVKNCGYRFHILVTTRDFIEGVLVRSIIPRNNPPLVLHDRVLSIIQAWADAFRSSPDLTGVVSVYEDLRRKGLEFPMTELDGYSPVQAPKKVKRLKAELGVVRSNLTMMSDMMSQLDPVTVKQADMELLEQLYTVCKEMQDRIVKIVPRLSEEKLIEELLATNDEMNTAFTRYHRFERRVTNGQNTTQKSHTYVNLTDLDVTAESQESGVASATSDSLSSQLAKLSTSESDEALSPKINVSTQQRSSEQSEVAVDGLAQAQDNRLHNTGTDDSPASTRSSSPKLDWMIKRGMIPINQSNVMDDIEKWLELDDEYDDFEDSDGVTSEEFDRFLAERAKAAERLPSLRASSQDTNHSES is encoded by the exons ATGGAGTTTTTAATGGGGAATCCGTTCAGCACGCCGGTGGGACAGCGGATCG aGCGTGCGACCGGCTCCAGCCTGCCATCAGAAGACTGGGCTCTCAACATGGAAATCTGCGATATGATCAACAGCTCAGAGGAAGG ACCCAAAGATGCTGTCAGAGCCATAAAGAAGAGGATTGTGGGGAATAAGAACTTCAAAGAGGTTATGCTGGCACTTACT GTCCTGGAGACCTGTGTGAAGAACTGTGGCTACAGGTTTCACATCCTGGTGACAACACGGGATTTTATAGAAGGGGTTCTGGTCCGGTCGATCATCCCTAGGAACAACCCTCCACTAGTCTTGCATGACAGAGTGCTCAGCATCATACAG GCGTGGGCTGATGCATTCCGTAGCTCACCCGACCTGACGGGTGTGGTGTCAGTGTACGAAGACCTGCGAAGGAAAGGGCTCGAGTTCCCAATGACAGAACTGGACGGTTACTCTCCTGTGCAAGCCCCCAAAAAG GTGAAAAGGTTGAAGGCAGAGCTGGGAGTGGTGCGTAGCAACCTGACCATGATGTCAGACATGATGAGTCAGCTGGATCCTGTCACGGTAAAACAAGCAGacatggagctgctggag CAGTTATACACAGTATGTAAGGAAATGCAAGACAGGATAGTGAAGATTGTCCCTAGACTCAGCGAGGAGAAGCTGATTGAAGAGCTACTGGcgacaaatgatgaaatgaacaCAGCCTTCACTCGCTACCACAG GTTTGAAAGACGGGtaacaaatggtcaaaatacaacacagaaG AGCCACACATACGTCAACCTAACAGACCTCGATGTCACGGCTGAGTCTCAGGAGTCAGGAGTCGCATCAGCTACAAGTGACAGTTTGTCCAGTCAACTGGCAAAACTTA GCACAAGTGAATCAGATGAAGCATTATCACCGAAAATAAATGTCTCAACTCAGCAAAGATCAAG TGAGCAGAGTGAAGTTGCGGTGGACGGCCTGGCTCAAGCTCAGGACAACAGGCTACACAACACTGGAACG GACGACAGCCCAGCCTCCACTCGGAGCTCCTCACCAAAGTTAGATTGGATGATTAAAAGGGGAATG ATTCCTATCAACCAGTCCAATGTAATGGATGATATTGAGAAATGGCTTGAGCTGGATGATGAG TATGATGACTTTGAGGACTCAGATGGTGTGACCAGTGAAG AATTTGACAGGTTTTTGGCAGAAAGAGCAAAAGCAGCTGAGCGGCTGCCGTCACTGAGGGCTTCCTCACAGGATACCAACCACTCCGAGTCTTAA
- the pik3r6b gene encoding phosphoinositide 3-kinase regulatory subunit 6 isoform X2, producing MISEKMVDLTADAAAVESNLHSEVQALLKGMNSPSASQKGLLRWTLEKKVETDLSCSVSLISVLVKELEKKLKKIHKRRSYTQIIPMLHTLYYVVIQPCSMIPTSLYQRVYTCLTKLLILPLPYSAVALSTLRSIKMEMTTPGSLYQRRVIAEQNLKNKYFTLQEKVFVLADPAVFSAPLEATVRAYLEVSDLFRDTPTMKKNLIIYVLQTGLGTACQSSRLSQALEVLGDQMVEKYFETVVLAVEQSIKNNTDGCAAYLNRLQHIHRDILTAAKDEITQKDHGSVFSMARSFPEIKFLLWQDEDDLWNLLANFTLRSCSNSSVDEEEKSKRDSVRSEDSGIERDLKGSDFDDTEQPLVRNRAPAFTRRNAFKNTNSTDKLNLMREKIEAFPGSSPVLKEDRRCHTARVVVMGDNRVLGRLTRAYHSIRDRESRRLILTKKLNLQLYYIPVTEVEPSLSSPDSQCQDEGRLSLAFFLGRVDPWYNGNINSLRAPISKQAAKHSNHSEPSEQHHFLLDTLCYYLRCGTQPVNLPVYSVKMTRSSCDGTSVVEEVFVSHLEADIPEFRHLRERFSRRPSACRKKPTVEVFGAVVTVSYTKTSLSKREVVKGEAPMTFGVVITSEPAAVTAGEDYLTVSFNSVNPEYNKKIQTQNLSLRTMEHRTLSVCLDKDSRRTFTDVQRSFSVLGPRMQNPLQVQLQ from the exons CTGATGCGGCAGCTGTGGAGTCCAACCTGCACAGTGAGGTCCAGGCTCTTCTCAAAGGGATGAACAGTCCAAGTGCCTCCCAGAAAG GATTGTTAAGATGGACTCTGGAGAAGAAGGTGGAGACCGATCTATCCTGCAGCGTTTCCCTGATCAGCGTGCTCGTCAAAGAGCTGGAGAAGAAGCTAAAGAAG ATCCATAAAAGAAGATCCTACACACAGATCATTCCAATGCTGCACACGCTCTACTATGTGGTTATTCAG CCATGTTCCATGATTCCCACCAGCCTTTACCAGAGAGTGTACACGTGTTTGACGAAACTGCTGATATTACCGTTGCCTTACTCTGCTGTGGCCCTGAGCACTCTGAGGAGCATCAAGATGGAAATGACCACACCAG GCTCTTTGTATCAGAGGAGGGTCATTGCAGAGCAGAACTTGAAGAATAAGTATTTCACCTTGCAGGAGAA AGTGTTCGTGCTTGCAGACCcagctgtgttttctgctcCGCTGGAAGCGACAGtaagagcttatttggaggtaTCCGACTTGTTCAGGGACACACCAACCATGAAGAAAAATCTGATAATATATGTGCTGCAGACGGGGCTGGGGACAGCATGCCAAAGCTCCAGACTGTCTCAGGCTCTGGAG gTTTTAGGAGACCAAATGGTGGAGAAATATTTCGAGACAGTGGTTCTTGCCGTGGAGCAAAGTATAAAGAACAACACAGATGGTTGTGCAGCATATTTGAACAGACTacagcacatacacagagacatcCTGACGGCTGCTAAAGACg AAATAACCCAGAAAGATCATGGCTCTGTGTTCAGCATGGCAAGGTCCTTTCCAGAGATCAAATTCCTCCTGTGGCAAGATGAAGACGATCTAT GGAATCTGCTGGCAAACTTCACCCTGAGGTCCTGCTCGAACTCTAGTGttgatgaagaggagaagagcaaaAGAGACTCTGTCCGGTCTGAGGACAGTGGGATAGAGAGAGATCTGAAGGGCAGTGACTTTGATGACACGGAGCAGCCTCTGGTCAGAAATCGTGCTCCCGCGTTCACACGGAGAAATGCCTTTAAGAACACGAATTCAACAGATAAACTGAATCTAATGAGGGAGAAGATCGAAGCGTTTCCTGGAAGCTCTCCTGTCCTCAAAGAAGACAGGAGGTGTCACACGGCACGGGTGGTGGTAATGGGGGACAATCGTGTGCTGGGAAGGCTTACCAGGGCTTATCACTCTATTCG agacagagagtcaaGACGTCTTATTTTGACCAAGAAACTGAACCTACAGTTGTACTACATCCCAGTCACGGAGGTGGAGCCTTCGCTCAGTTCACCT GACAGCCAATGTCAGGACGAGGGCAGATTGTCTCTCGCCTTCTTTTTGGGAAGAGTGGATCCATGGTACAACGGCAACATCAACAGTCTGAGAGCTCCAATCTCCAAACAGGCTGCAAAG cacTCCAATCACAGCGAGCCATCAGAGCAACACCACTTCCTACTGGACACCCTGTGTTACTACCTGCGCTGTGGGACGCAGCCAGTTAACCTACCAGTCTATTCTGTGAAG ATGACCCGCTCCAGCTGTGATGGGACTTCTGTGGTGGAGGAGGTCTTTGTGTCCCATCTGGAGGCAGACATCCCAGAGTTCAGGCACCTTAGAGAAAGATTTTCAA GGAGACCTTCTGCATGCAGAAAGAAGCCAACAGTGGAAGTGTTTGGGGCGGTCGTCACAGTCAGTTATACAAAG ACCTCTTTAAGCAAACGAGAAGTTGTAAAGGGAGAAGCACCCATGACGTTCGGCGTGGTGATTACATCAGAGCCGGCAGCTGTAACAGCAG GTGAGGATTACCTCACTGTCAGCTTTAACAGTGTGAACCCAGAATACAACAAA AAAATCCAAACCCAAAACCTCAGCCTCAGGACAATGGAGCATCGAacgctctctgtctgtctggacaAGGACTCTCGCAGGACATTCACTGATGTCCAAAG AAGTTTCTCCGTGCTCGGACCCAGGATGCAGAATCCGCTCCAGGTCCAGCTTCAGTAA
- the tom1 gene encoding target of Myb protein 1 isoform X2 → MEFLMGNPFSTPVGQRIERATGSSLPSEDWALNMEICDMINSSEEGPKDAVRAIKKRIVGNKNFKEVMLALTVLETCVKNCGYRFHILVTTRDFIEGVLVRSIIPRNNPPLVLHDRVLSIIQAWADAFRSSPDLTGVVSVYEDLRRKGLEFPMTELDGYSPVQAPKKTLPGNGPAVTTLPAVLLSSKPPLIPPQTSELKLALEGTNAFTPSQVKRLKAELGVVRSNLTMMSDMMSQLDPVTVKQADMELLEQLYTVCKEMQDRIVKIVPRLSEEKLIEELLATNDEMNTAFTRYHRFERRVTNGQNTTQKSHTYVNLTDLDVTAESQESGVASATSDSLSSQLAKLSTSESDEALSPKINVSTQQRSSEQSEVAVDGLAQAQDNRLHNTGTIPINQSNVMDDIEKWLELDDEYDDFEDSDGVTSEEFDRFLAERAKAAERLPSLRASSQDTNHSES, encoded by the exons ATGGAGTTTTTAATGGGGAATCCGTTCAGCACGCCGGTGGGACAGCGGATCG aGCGTGCGACCGGCTCCAGCCTGCCATCAGAAGACTGGGCTCTCAACATGGAAATCTGCGATATGATCAACAGCTCAGAGGAAGG ACCCAAAGATGCTGTCAGAGCCATAAAGAAGAGGATTGTGGGGAATAAGAACTTCAAAGAGGTTATGCTGGCACTTACT GTCCTGGAGACCTGTGTGAAGAACTGTGGCTACAGGTTTCACATCCTGGTGACAACACGGGATTTTATAGAAGGGGTTCTGGTCCGGTCGATCATCCCTAGGAACAACCCTCCACTAGTCTTGCATGACAGAGTGCTCAGCATCATACAG GCGTGGGCTGATGCATTCCGTAGCTCACCCGACCTGACGGGTGTGGTGTCAGTGTACGAAGACCTGCGAAGGAAAGGGCTCGAGTTCCCAATGACAGAACTGGACGGTTACTCTCCTGTGCAAGCCCCCAAAAAG ACTCTGCCTGGGAATGGGCCTGCTGTCACTACTCTGcctgctgtgctgctttcttCCAAACCTCCACTCATCCCTCCTCAGACCTCTGAACTAAAACTTGCCCTAGAGGGAACCAATGCCTTCACTCCCAGCCAG GTGAAAAGGTTGAAGGCAGAGCTGGGAGTGGTGCGTAGCAACCTGACCATGATGTCAGACATGATGAGTCAGCTGGATCCTGTCACGGTAAAACAAGCAGacatggagctgctggag CAGTTATACACAGTATGTAAGGAAATGCAAGACAGGATAGTGAAGATTGTCCCTAGACTCAGCGAGGAGAAGCTGATTGAAGAGCTACTGGcgacaaatgatgaaatgaacaCAGCCTTCACTCGCTACCACAG GTTTGAAAGACGGGtaacaaatggtcaaaatacaacacagaaG AGCCACACATACGTCAACCTAACAGACCTCGATGTCACGGCTGAGTCTCAGGAGTCAGGAGTCGCATCAGCTACAAGTGACAGTTTGTCCAGTCAACTGGCAAAACTTA GCACAAGTGAATCAGATGAAGCATTATCACCGAAAATAAATGTCTCAACTCAGCAAAGATCAAG TGAGCAGAGTGAAGTTGCGGTGGACGGCCTGGCTCAAGCTCAGGACAACAGGCTACACAACACTGGAACG ATTCCTATCAACCAGTCCAATGTAATGGATGATATTGAGAAATGGCTTGAGCTGGATGATGAG TATGATGACTTTGAGGACTCAGATGGTGTGACCAGTGAAG AATTTGACAGGTTTTTGGCAGAAAGAGCAAAAGCAGCTGAGCGGCTGCCGTCACTGAGGGCTTCCTCACAGGATACCAACCACTCCGAGTCTTAA
- the pik3r6b gene encoding phosphoinositide 3-kinase regulatory subunit 6 isoform X1, which yields MISEKMVDLTADAAAVESNLHSEVQALLKGMNSPSASQKGLLRWTLEKKVETDLSCSVSLISVLVKELEKKLKKIHKRRSYTQIIPMLHTLYYVVIQPCSMIPTSLYQRVYTCLTKLLILPLPYSAVALSTLRSIKMEMTTPGSLYQRRVIAEQNLKNKYFTLQEKVFVLADPAVFSAPLEATVRAYLEVSDLFRDTPTMKKNLIIYVLQTGLGTACQSSRLSQALEVLGDQMVEKYFETVVLAVEQSIKNNTDGCAAYLNRLQHIHRDILTAAKDEITQKDHGSVFSMARSFPEIKFLLWQDEDDLWNLLANFTLRSCSNSSVDEEEKSKRDSVRSEDSGIERDLKGSDFDDTEQPLVRNRAPAFTRRNAFKNTNSTDKLNLMREKIEAFPGSSPVLKEDRRCHTARVVVMGDNRVLGRLTRAYHSIRDRESRRLILTKKLNLQLYYIPVTEVEPSLSSPDSQCQDEGRLSLAFFLGRVDPWYNGNINSLRAPISKQAAKHSNHSEPSEQHHFLLDTLCYYLRCGTQPVNLPVYSVKMTRSSCDGTSVVEEVFVSHLEADIPEFRHLRERFSRRPSACRKKPTVEVFGAVVTVSYTKTSLSKREVVKGEAPMTFGVVITSEPAAVTAGEDYLTVSFNSVNPEYNKKIQTQNLSLRTMEHRTLSVCLDKDSRRTFTDVQSIEVSPCSDPGCRIRSRSSFSNDQELPLSKYLNKVLSLPINTFTGVTL from the exons CTGATGCGGCAGCTGTGGAGTCCAACCTGCACAGTGAGGTCCAGGCTCTTCTCAAAGGGATGAACAGTCCAAGTGCCTCCCAGAAAG GATTGTTAAGATGGACTCTGGAGAAGAAGGTGGAGACCGATCTATCCTGCAGCGTTTCCCTGATCAGCGTGCTCGTCAAAGAGCTGGAGAAGAAGCTAAAGAAG ATCCATAAAAGAAGATCCTACACACAGATCATTCCAATGCTGCACACGCTCTACTATGTGGTTATTCAG CCATGTTCCATGATTCCCACCAGCCTTTACCAGAGAGTGTACACGTGTTTGACGAAACTGCTGATATTACCGTTGCCTTACTCTGCTGTGGCCCTGAGCACTCTGAGGAGCATCAAGATGGAAATGACCACACCAG GCTCTTTGTATCAGAGGAGGGTCATTGCAGAGCAGAACTTGAAGAATAAGTATTTCACCTTGCAGGAGAA AGTGTTCGTGCTTGCAGACCcagctgtgttttctgctcCGCTGGAAGCGACAGtaagagcttatttggaggtaTCCGACTTGTTCAGGGACACACCAACCATGAAGAAAAATCTGATAATATATGTGCTGCAGACGGGGCTGGGGACAGCATGCCAAAGCTCCAGACTGTCTCAGGCTCTGGAG gTTTTAGGAGACCAAATGGTGGAGAAATATTTCGAGACAGTGGTTCTTGCCGTGGAGCAAAGTATAAAGAACAACACAGATGGTTGTGCAGCATATTTGAACAGACTacagcacatacacagagacatcCTGACGGCTGCTAAAGACg AAATAACCCAGAAAGATCATGGCTCTGTGTTCAGCATGGCAAGGTCCTTTCCAGAGATCAAATTCCTCCTGTGGCAAGATGAAGACGATCTAT GGAATCTGCTGGCAAACTTCACCCTGAGGTCCTGCTCGAACTCTAGTGttgatgaagaggagaagagcaaaAGAGACTCTGTCCGGTCTGAGGACAGTGGGATAGAGAGAGATCTGAAGGGCAGTGACTTTGATGACACGGAGCAGCCTCTGGTCAGAAATCGTGCTCCCGCGTTCACACGGAGAAATGCCTTTAAGAACACGAATTCAACAGATAAACTGAATCTAATGAGGGAGAAGATCGAAGCGTTTCCTGGAAGCTCTCCTGTCCTCAAAGAAGACAGGAGGTGTCACACGGCACGGGTGGTGGTAATGGGGGACAATCGTGTGCTGGGAAGGCTTACCAGGGCTTATCACTCTATTCG agacagagagtcaaGACGTCTTATTTTGACCAAGAAACTGAACCTACAGTTGTACTACATCCCAGTCACGGAGGTGGAGCCTTCGCTCAGTTCACCT GACAGCCAATGTCAGGACGAGGGCAGATTGTCTCTCGCCTTCTTTTTGGGAAGAGTGGATCCATGGTACAACGGCAACATCAACAGTCTGAGAGCTCCAATCTCCAAACAGGCTGCAAAG cacTCCAATCACAGCGAGCCATCAGAGCAACACCACTTCCTACTGGACACCCTGTGTTACTACCTGCGCTGTGGGACGCAGCCAGTTAACCTACCAGTCTATTCTGTGAAG ATGACCCGCTCCAGCTGTGATGGGACTTCTGTGGTGGAGGAGGTCTTTGTGTCCCATCTGGAGGCAGACATCCCAGAGTTCAGGCACCTTAGAGAAAGATTTTCAA GGAGACCTTCTGCATGCAGAAAGAAGCCAACAGTGGAAGTGTTTGGGGCGGTCGTCACAGTCAGTTATACAAAG ACCTCTTTAAGCAAACGAGAAGTTGTAAAGGGAGAAGCACCCATGACGTTCGGCGTGGTGATTACATCAGAGCCGGCAGCTGTAACAGCAG GTGAGGATTACCTCACTGTCAGCTTTAACAGTGTGAACCCAGAATACAACAAA AAAATCCAAACCCAAAACCTCAGCCTCAGGACAATGGAGCATCGAacgctctctgtctgtctggacaAGGACTCTCGCAGGACATTCACTGATGTCCAAAG TATAGAAGTTTCTCCGTGCTCGGACCCAGGATGCAGAATCCGCTCCAGGTCCAGCTTCAGTAACGATCAAGAGCTGCCTCTGAGCAAGTATCTGAACAAAGTCCTGTCACTGCCAATCAACACCTTCACTGGTGTGACCCTCTGA
- the tom1 gene encoding target of Myb protein 1 isoform X1, with translation MEFLMGNPFSTPVGQRIERATGSSLPSEDWALNMEICDMINSSEEGPKDAVRAIKKRIVGNKNFKEVMLALTVLETCVKNCGYRFHILVTTRDFIEGVLVRSIIPRNNPPLVLHDRVLSIIQAWADAFRSSPDLTGVVSVYEDLRRKGLEFPMTELDGYSPVQAPKKTLPGNGPAVTTLPAVLLSSKPPLIPPQTSELKLALEGTNAFTPSQVKRLKAELGVVRSNLTMMSDMMSQLDPVTVKQADMELLEQLYTVCKEMQDRIVKIVPRLSEEKLIEELLATNDEMNTAFTRYHRFERRVTNGQNTTQKSHTYVNLTDLDVTAESQESGVASATSDSLSSQLAKLSTSESDEALSPKINVSTQQRSSEQSEVAVDGLAQAQDNRLHNTGTDDSPASTRSSSPKLDWMIKRGMIPINQSNVMDDIEKWLELDDEYDDFEDSDGVTSEEFDRFLAERAKAAERLPSLRASSQDTNHSES, from the exons ATGGAGTTTTTAATGGGGAATCCGTTCAGCACGCCGGTGGGACAGCGGATCG aGCGTGCGACCGGCTCCAGCCTGCCATCAGAAGACTGGGCTCTCAACATGGAAATCTGCGATATGATCAACAGCTCAGAGGAAGG ACCCAAAGATGCTGTCAGAGCCATAAAGAAGAGGATTGTGGGGAATAAGAACTTCAAAGAGGTTATGCTGGCACTTACT GTCCTGGAGACCTGTGTGAAGAACTGTGGCTACAGGTTTCACATCCTGGTGACAACACGGGATTTTATAGAAGGGGTTCTGGTCCGGTCGATCATCCCTAGGAACAACCCTCCACTAGTCTTGCATGACAGAGTGCTCAGCATCATACAG GCGTGGGCTGATGCATTCCGTAGCTCACCCGACCTGACGGGTGTGGTGTCAGTGTACGAAGACCTGCGAAGGAAAGGGCTCGAGTTCCCAATGACAGAACTGGACGGTTACTCTCCTGTGCAAGCCCCCAAAAAG ACTCTGCCTGGGAATGGGCCTGCTGTCACTACTCTGcctgctgtgctgctttcttCCAAACCTCCACTCATCCCTCCTCAGACCTCTGAACTAAAACTTGCCCTAGAGGGAACCAATGCCTTCACTCCCAGCCAG GTGAAAAGGTTGAAGGCAGAGCTGGGAGTGGTGCGTAGCAACCTGACCATGATGTCAGACATGATGAGTCAGCTGGATCCTGTCACGGTAAAACAAGCAGacatggagctgctggag CAGTTATACACAGTATGTAAGGAAATGCAAGACAGGATAGTGAAGATTGTCCCTAGACTCAGCGAGGAGAAGCTGATTGAAGAGCTACTGGcgacaaatgatgaaatgaacaCAGCCTTCACTCGCTACCACAG GTTTGAAAGACGGGtaacaaatggtcaaaatacaacacagaaG AGCCACACATACGTCAACCTAACAGACCTCGATGTCACGGCTGAGTCTCAGGAGTCAGGAGTCGCATCAGCTACAAGTGACAGTTTGTCCAGTCAACTGGCAAAACTTA GCACAAGTGAATCAGATGAAGCATTATCACCGAAAATAAATGTCTCAACTCAGCAAAGATCAAG TGAGCAGAGTGAAGTTGCGGTGGACGGCCTGGCTCAAGCTCAGGACAACAGGCTACACAACACTGGAACG GACGACAGCCCAGCCTCCACTCGGAGCTCCTCACCAAAGTTAGATTGGATGATTAAAAGGGGAATG ATTCCTATCAACCAGTCCAATGTAATGGATGATATTGAGAAATGGCTTGAGCTGGATGATGAG TATGATGACTTTGAGGACTCAGATGGTGTGACCAGTGAAG AATTTGACAGGTTTTTGGCAGAAAGAGCAAAAGCAGCTGAGCGGCTGCCGTCACTGAGGGCTTCCTCACAGGATACCAACCACTCCGAGTCTTAA
- the mfsd6l gene encoding major facilitator superfamily domain-containing protein 6-like — protein MKRNKQINIRRALALASTFNFLCSCAKGCLLPFLTLYFRQLGLTPAMTGIVMGTKHLISLVWSPVASLLSKHYNKRRVVIYASLVCSAAAALVLLLVPPTDVHTQSSTCSMSDLSSVGPETTTGTHPKGAVSHPRVTAPANTLADTKSAPFTTSKASLYPHGDDKPHPQVTQENISVVVNSSFQEPTISSSVAYKATSSSAAAVRNKRSDFKSGSEELQGEERTEEESRFDFLGNLKVMDTQHQLFFLILIIVSVWESVSAPLEWTADDGLYEYLDFVDASDRYSNTGLWGLLGAAFGVGGVGLLVSQLNCLIAAQTQRSVVHFYCYAGAAALALPAAACLPLYLNKKQDRANGLLKAVQLVRGSPRALLCAVTTLLVGVAGSAVDNFLLWQMQEHGSNELHMGLSLALALLSQASFPLLAARVSKLFSPGRVLAVGAATLALQCLYYSFLWGPWAALVAQTLSCFSSGALWWAVKVQCEDVATPGAERSVRRVYSSLSLHLGSGLGSFAGGFMVQRFGLAWLFRGVAAGLMVWCACLLLLQWKAPRQRRINYSRLLAADASEASDSESEQERDWLDKAMEDDRSNNNYGQR, from the coding sequence atgaagagaaacaagcagATTAACATCAGGCGTGCCCTCGCCCTGGCCAGCACCTTCAACTTCCTGTGCTCCTGTGCCAAAGGCTGCCTGCTCCCCTTCCTCACTCTGTACTTCAGGCAGCTGGGCCTGACTCCTGCGATGACAGGCATCGTCATGGGCACTAAACACCTGATATCGCTGGTCTGGAGCCCGGTGGCAAGCCTGCTCTCCAAACACTACAACAAGAGGCGAGTTGTGATATACGCTTCTCTTGTGTGTtcggcagcagcagctctggttctgctgctcgTCCCGCctacagatgtgcacacacagagcagcacctGTAGTATGTCTGATCTGAGCAGCGTTGGACCTGAAACAACGACTGGAACTCACCCGAAAGGTGCTGTTTCCCATCCCAGAGTCACTGCTCCTGCAAACACACTCGCTGATACTAAATCTGCTCCATTTACGACGAGCAAAGCTTCACTTTATCCTCATGGTGATGATAAACCTCATCCTCAGGTGACGCAGGAGAATATCTCTGTTGTGGTAAACAGCAGTTTTCAAGAACCAACGATCAGCAGCTCTGTTGCGTATAAAGCCAccagctcctctgctgctgcagtgaggaaTAAGAGGTCAGACTTCAAATCGGGGTCTGAGGAACTGcaaggagaagagaggacagaggaggagagccgTTTTGACTTTCTGGGCAACCTGAAGGTCATGGACACTCAACACCAACTCTTCTTCTTGATACTCATCATCGTCTCGGTGTGGGAGTCTGTCTCAGCCCCTCTGGAGTGGACGGCAGACGACGGATTGTACGAGTACCTAGATTTTGTGGATGCTTCAGACCGCTACAGCAACACCGGGCTGTGGGGTTTACTGGGAGCAGCGTTTGGGGTTGGAGGAGTGGGGTTACTGGTCAGTCAGTTGAACTGTCTTATAGCTGCTCAGACACAGAGGAGCGTGGTGCATTTCTACTGCTACGCTGGTGCGGCAGCTCTGGCCCTGCCTGCAGctgcctgcctccctctctATTTGAACAAAAAGCAAGACAGAGCCAACGGGCTCCTGAAGGCCGTGCAGCTGGTGCGTGGCTCCCCCCGCGCTCTGCTCTGTGCCGTCACCACCCTGCTGGTCGGGGTGGCGGGCTCGGCCGTGGATAACTTCCTCCTGTGGCAGATGCAGGAACACGGGAGCAATGAGCTGCACATGGGATTGTCTCTAGCCCTCGCTCTGCTCTCACAGGCCTCCTTCCCTCTTCTGGCTGCCCGGGTGTCCAAACTCTTCAGCCCAGGACGGGTGCTCGCAGTGGGGGCTGCAACTCTCGCCCTGCAGTGCTTATATTACTCCTTCCTCTGGGGACCGTGGGCGGCTCTGGTTGCTCAGACACTGAGTTGTTTCAGCAGTGGAGCCCTCTGGTGGGCTGTAAAGGTCCAGTGTGAGGATGTTGCCACGCCGGGGGCTGAGAGGAGTGTGAGGAGGGTCTACAGTTCACTCTCTCTACACCTGGGAAGCGGGCTGGGGAGCTTCGCCGGAGGGTTTATGGTGCAGAGGTTTGGGCTGGCGTGGTTGTTCAGAGGAGTGGCAGCGGGTCTGATGGTGTGGTGTGCGTGTCTGCTCCTGCTCCAGTGGAAGGCCCCTCGCCAGCGCAGGATTAACTACTCTCGCCTTTTGGCAGCTGATGCGAGTGAAGCCAGTGACTCGGAGTCAGAACAGGAGAGAGACTGGCTCGATAAAGCGATGGAAGACGACAGAAGCAATAACAACTATGGTCAGAGGTAG